Proteins from a single region of Phycisphaeraceae bacterium D3-23:
- a CDS encoding M48 family metalloprotease, with translation MLETNHDDAPMRRDVTSRAAVDRWLSEIETLHGRLPDLRPPMMFRVAAGVSALVVLGVAVAYLALVCGMVWMALEYLISHIRLMTSGTPMLSVVFYLVFAVVALVLVLFLIKPVFRLGESDLAPRELSRSEQPELYRFVEGMCDALKTPRPHKIQVVIDANASASLHGICWGIFSRKPVLTLGLTLVSGVEVHRLTGIIAHELAHFSQHGGMRFMRIVNSVNQWFARMVYERDAFDLKLLQLASIPILGLPFRVATWAVGLGRIVLWFFMLLAHASSGIISRRGEYDADRVMAAVVGSDNVPQTISRVGLLDVAMNTTRGDLNHSLREHRLADSIPALAVARANSITPERKDQVLRLMRLDKTRWYDTHPSLAHRTRAARKLDYPALFTDGAPADQLIAGIDTIAREQTHDVYKLVLGDDLKQMKIIPTDVLVEEIDTMERSGEALARFYQGRALINRPILPGPDATVPPAGFEDAAILQRAARDTMVDSAKDLHKELDKLVELDERLHASDLAARLVRAGFQIDPGVFMLRDARPQAIAQAHAETQRQYDETAQRVAAYESTIEQRVTTAARLLRSDMLRDSFGDDEIREARRSMGRLQACAPRLVEIAHEAHTLGGLLNPLVLLLQNKGQSTRPKHAQQEIDRVTAGVREVMERLRTRHADTEYPFVHADANATLGGYLVENMPRTADPAELVFVAGETVERCEAVVARAMAQSADLAERVETALGFEQEAMPKLEDEFEQALREAERHAERRPDAAATYAAIPAMAAAALVAIGLFLGAVTVGTAAPTVNSKVVPHHPSYQPTIVPTTFVESRGPAYDPYNLFTPPTPSAPNYYTPPHEIDPYAQPGMPGQPRVVYPPGHPNYRPGQNQPGYPNHPTDPRGNQPTYPGQHNPNSPTRPGQPGYQPGRPPNRPTPGRTSPNRPSPGRPNVPSRPSPGGPSPGGGGGFPSGPGGF, from the coding sequence ATGCTTGAAACCAACCACGACGACGCCCCGATGCGCCGCGATGTCACATCGCGCGCGGCGGTGGACCGCTGGCTGTCCGAAATCGAAACGCTTCACGGCCGGCTGCCCGACCTGCGCCCGCCGATGATGTTCCGGGTCGCGGCCGGTGTATCGGCGCTGGTCGTGCTCGGCGTGGCGGTCGCCTACCTCGCGCTGGTGTGCGGGATGGTGTGGATGGCGCTCGAGTACCTCATCAGCCACATCCGCCTGATGACCTCGGGCACGCCGATGTTGTCGGTCGTGTTCTACCTCGTGTTCGCCGTGGTCGCGCTGGTGTTGGTCCTGTTCCTCATCAAGCCGGTCTTCCGGCTGGGCGAATCGGACCTCGCGCCGCGCGAGCTTAGCCGCAGCGAACAGCCCGAGCTCTACCGCTTTGTCGAGGGAATGTGCGACGCGCTCAAAACGCCCCGGCCCCACAAGATCCAGGTCGTTATCGACGCTAACGCCTCGGCCTCGCTGCACGGCATCTGCTGGGGCATCTTCTCACGCAAGCCCGTCCTCACCCTCGGGCTCACGCTCGTCTCGGGCGTCGAGGTCCACCGGCTCACCGGCATCATCGCGCACGAACTGGCGCACTTTTCGCAGCACGGCGGGATGCGCTTCATGCGCATCGTCAACAGCGTCAATCAGTGGTTTGCGCGCATGGTCTACGAGCGCGACGCGTTTGACCTGAAACTCCTGCAGCTCGCGTCGATCCCGATCCTCGGGCTGCCGTTCCGCGTGGCGACGTGGGCGGTCGGGCTGGGGCGGATCGTGCTGTGGTTTTTCATGCTTTTGGCGCACGCATCCTCGGGCATCATTAGTCGGCGGGGCGAGTACGACGCCGACCGCGTGATGGCGGCGGTGGTGGGCAGCGACAACGTGCCCCAAACAATCTCGCGTGTCGGGCTGCTCGATGTCGCGATGAACACGACGCGCGGTGACCTCAACCACTCGCTGCGCGAGCACCGTTTGGCGGACAGCATCCCCGCGCTCGCCGTCGCCCGGGCCAACAGCATTACCCCCGAACGCAAAGACCAGGTCCTCCGCCTGATGCGGCTGGATAAGACCCGCTGGTACGACACGCATCCCTCGCTCGCGCACCGCACCCGCGCCGCGCGCAAGCTCGACTACCCCGCGCTGTTCACCGACGGTGCCCCGGCCGACCAGCTCATCGCCGGCATCGACACGATCGCCCGCGAGCAGACCCATGACGTCTACAAGCTTGTCCTCGGCGATGACCTCAAGCAGATGAAGATCATCCCGACCGATGTGCTGGTCGAGGAGATCGACACGATGGAACGCTCGGGCGAGGCGCTCGCGCGGTTCTACCAGGGCCGGGCGCTGATCAATCGGCCGATCCTGCCCGGGCCCGACGCGACGGTTCCGCCAGCCGGTTTCGAGGACGCCGCGATCCTGCAGCGCGCCGCCCGCGACACGATGGTCGACTCGGCCAAGGACCTGCACAAGGAACTCGACAAGCTCGTCGAACTCGACGAACGCCTGCACGCCAGCGACCTCGCGGCCCGGCTGGTGCGTGCGGGGTTCCAGATCGACCCCGGTGTGTTCATGCTGCGCGACGCCCGGCCCCAGGCGATCGCCCAGGCCCACGCCGAGACGCAACGCCAGTACGACGAGACCGCGCAGCGCGTCGCCGCTTACGAATCCACGATCGAGCAGCGTGTGACGACCGCCGCGAGGCTGCTGCGCAGCGATATGTTGCGAGACAGTTTCGGCGACGACGAGATTAGAGAGGCCCGGCGGTCGATGGGCCGGCTGCAGGCCTGCGCACCACGTCTGGTCGAGATCGCCCACGAAGCGCACACTCTGGGCGGGCTGCTCAACCCGCTCGTCCTGCTCTTACAGAACAAGGGCCAGTCCACCCGCCCCAAGCACGCGCAGCAGGAGATCGACCGCGTCACCGCTGGCGTGCGCGAGGTCATGGAGCGACTTCGCACGAGGCACGCCGACACCGAATACCCCTTTGTCCACGCGGATGCGAACGCGACGCTGGGCGGGTATCTCGTTGAGAACATGCCCAGGACGGCGGACCCGGCCGAACTGGTGTTCGTGGCGGGCGAGACGGTCGAGCGTTGCGAGGCGGTGGTGGCGCGTGCGATGGCGCAGAGCGCGGACCTGGCCGAGCGCGTCGAGACGGCGCTGGGCTTTGAGCAGGAGGCGATGCCCAAGCTCGAAGACGAGTTCGAGCAGGCGCTGCGCGAAGCCGAGCGGCACGCCGAACGCCGGCCCGACGCCGCCGCGACCTACGCCGCGATCCCCGCGATGGCCGCCGCGGCGCTCGTCGCCATCGGGCTCTTCCTCGGCGCGGTCACCGTCGGCACCGCCGCGCCCACCGTCAACAGCAAGGTCGTCCCGCACCACCCCAGCTACCAGCCGACCATCGTCCCCACGACCTTTGTCGAGTCGCGCGGCCCCGCCTACGACCCGTACAACCTCTTCACCCCGCCCACACCAAGCGCGCCCAACTACTACACCCCGCCACACGAGATCGATCCCTACGCCCAGCCCGGCATGCCCGGCCAACCCCGCGTCGTCTACCCGCCGGGCCACCCCAACTACCGGCCCGGCCAAAACCAGCCCGGCTACCCCAACCACCCGACCGACCCGCGCGGCAATCAGCCGACCTATCCCGGCCAACACAACCCCAACTCGCCCACGCGCCCGGGCCAGCCCGGTTATCAGCCAGGCCGACCACCCAACCGCCCGACGCCCGGCCGAACGTCGCCTAACCGGCCATCGCCGGGCCGACCCAACGTCCCGTCGCGCCCCAGCCCCGGCGGGCCAAGCCCAGGCGGTGGTGGCGGATTCCCGTCGGGGCCGGGCGGGTTCTGA
- the raiA gene encoding ribosome-associated translation inhibitor RaiA, with product MDILITGRHVEITDAIRSHATEKVGRLERYNDRLSKVEAIVSKPDARDYEVELIAHVDGADHMVATAQHEDPYHCFEAVVNKMERQLTDHKEKHMGH from the coding sequence ATGGACATCCTCATCACCGGCCGCCACGTCGAGATCACCGACGCCATCCGCTCCCACGCCACCGAGAAGGTCGGCCGACTCGAGCGCTACAACGACCGGCTCTCGAAGGTCGAGGCGATCGTCAGCAAGCCCGACGCCCGTGACTACGAAGTCGAGCTCATCGCCCATGTCGACGGGGCCGACCACATGGTCGCCACCGCCCAGCACGAAGACCCCTACCACTGCTTCGAGGCCGTGGTCAACAAGATGGAACGCCAGCTCACCGATCACAAAGAAAAACACATGGGCCACTGA
- a CDS encoding CDP-alcohol phosphatidyltransferase family protein: MVARLPDTPEAETPAAEAQPVKKSRRRRRPRLRVRRLPVSVLPTMLTLGNVLCGFAAVFFASRSPVEAELPFAWTPLTFAAGLIFLGMVFDALDGRVARLTNSTSELGEQLDSMADMVTFGVAPAFIAVQLVGAGVPYISSDADGMFGRLTLVIGCVYVACAALRLARYTVEARAKRAADPTLFSGLPSPGAAGTVAALALLHQHVFFGGSAIEADWLDNAAAVGMVAVLLLTALAMVSKLPYTHVMNRYIRDRAKVGTVAAYAIVGLLLMIAPQWSLAVGFTAYALSAPAGWVWRKVRPRRS; this comes from the coding sequence ATGGTCGCACGGCTCCCCGACACCCCCGAAGCAGAAACACCGGCCGCCGAGGCGCAGCCGGTCAAGAAATCTCGCCGCCGGCGTCGGCCCCGTCTTCGGGTGCGTCGGCTGCCGGTGAGTGTGCTGCCGACGATGCTGACGCTGGGCAACGTGCTGTGCGGGTTCGCCGCAGTGTTCTTTGCGTCGCGCAGCCCCGTCGAGGCAGAGTTGCCGTTCGCGTGGACGCCGTTGACCTTCGCGGCCGGGCTTATCTTCTTGGGCATGGTGTTCGATGCGCTCGACGGCCGGGTCGCGCGGCTGACGAACAGCACCAGCGAACTGGGCGAGCAACTCGACTCGATGGCGGACATGGTGACGTTCGGCGTCGCGCCGGCGTTCATCGCGGTGCAGCTGGTTGGCGCGGGTGTGCCGTATATTTCCAGCGACGCGGACGGCATGTTTGGCCGATTGACGCTGGTGATCGGGTGTGTTTATGTCGCGTGTGCTGCGCTTCGGCTGGCGCGGTACACGGTCGAGGCCCGCGCCAAGCGTGCGGCCGACCCGACGCTGTTCAGCGGGCTGCCCTCGCCCGGCGCGGCGGGGACGGTCGCGGCGCTCGCGCTCCTGCACCAGCACGTGTTCTTCGGTGGCAGCGCGATTGAGGCCGACTGGCTCGACAACGCCGCGGCGGTCGGCATGGTCGCGGTCCTGCTGCTCACGGCCCTGGCGATGGTCAGCAAGCTCCCCTATACCCACGTCATGAACCGCTACATCCGCGACCGCGCCAAGGTCGGCACCGTCGCCGCCTACGCCATCGTCGGCCTTCTCTTGATGATCGCCCCGCAGTGGTCGCTGGCCGTGGGGTTCACCGCCTACGCGCTGTCCGCGCCGGCGGGGTGGGTGTGGCGTAAGGTTCGGCCGCGCCGATCATGA
- a CDS encoding DUF502 domain-containing protein, whose protein sequence is MNPAPTNPPRKDKPRTTFRKFMIRGMATLLPAVLTLWLIAIAYGFMRDKIAAPINWGIQQAVIKFTDWPVAQDEDYANVWDNVLTGSQRDGWEDIADVQRARWQTQQEQKWEKLLLRIQPGLVEMDVLPTPSFDYPYASQLRQDRLTWMKDQPEMVILARREQLSKQWNSVAIGKWQVLDLIGLLVAIVLFYFAGVFMSNIVGRRLKDKGESLVDRVPLIRRVYPAVKQVTDFFFGDNEQQAKFNRVVAVEYPRKGLWSVGLVTGDTMRDIQARMGVECLTVFIPSSPTPFTGYVITVPVTETIDLNLTIEDALKFAVSGGVLIPPSQKIDRDGPQLFETAPAPTLTATQTPPSNGQSDPATQPQPKDPPA, encoded by the coding sequence ATGAACCCGGCCCCCACGAACCCGCCCCGCAAGGACAAGCCGCGCACCACGTTCCGCAAGTTCATGATCCGCGGCATGGCCACCCTCCTGCCCGCCGTCCTCACGCTCTGGCTCATCGCCATCGCCTACGGCTTCATGCGCGACAAAATCGCAGCACCCATCAACTGGGGCATCCAGCAGGCCGTCATCAAATTCACCGACTGGCCCGTCGCCCAGGACGAGGACTATGCCAACGTCTGGGACAACGTCCTGACCGGCTCGCAGCGCGACGGGTGGGAGGACATCGCAGACGTGCAACGCGCACGCTGGCAGACCCAGCAGGAACAGAAGTGGGAAAAACTGCTGCTGCGGATCCAGCCCGGGCTCGTCGAGATGGACGTGCTGCCCACGCCGTCGTTCGACTACCCCTACGCCTCGCAGCTGCGCCAGGACCGGCTGACGTGGATGAAGGACCAGCCCGAGATGGTCATCCTCGCAAGGCGCGAGCAACTCAGCAAGCAGTGGAACTCCGTCGCCATCGGCAAGTGGCAGGTCCTCGACCTCATCGGGCTGCTCGTCGCGATCGTCCTGTTCTACTTCGCCGGGGTGTTCATGTCGAACATCGTCGGGCGACGGCTCAAGGACAAGGGCGAGTCCCTCGTCGACCGCGTCCCGCTCATCCGCCGGGTCTACCCGGCCGTGAAACAAGTCACCGACTTCTTCTTCGGTGACAACGAGCAGCAGGCCAAGTTCAACCGCGTCGTCGCCGTCGAGTACCCGCGCAAGGGGCTCTGGTCCGTCGGGCTCGTCACGGGCGACACGATGCGCGATATCCAGGCGCGCATGGGCGTCGAGTGCCTGACCGTGTTTATCCCGAGCTCGCCCACGCCCTTCACAGGCTACGTCATCACCGTCCCCGTGACCGAGACGATCGACCTCAACCTCACGATCGAAGATGCGCTAAAATTCGCGGTGAGCGGCGGCGTGCTCATCCCGCCTTCGCAGAAGATCGACCGCGACGGCCCGCAGCTCTTCGAGACCGCGCCCGCGCCGACGTTGACCGCAACACAAACCCCGCCGAGCAACGGCCAGAGCGACCCCGCGACCCAGCCCCAGCCCAAAGACCCCCCGGCCTAA
- a CDS encoding PTS sugar transporter subunit IIA, with product MKLCDFVVTDAILPTLEATTRDDAIHEMADAMVAAKAVPKALRDELVKSVLDREKHGSTGFGKGVAVPHVKHEKIKKVTACVAVSKHGVDFNALDREPVYAIFLLASPKDKPEEHLDAMNNLFANLQNERFRKFLRMAETTQAVQDVLEEADAGQYAG from the coding sequence ATGAAGCTGTGCGACTTTGTCGTCACCGACGCCATCCTGCCGACCCTGGAAGCCACCACCCGCGACGACGCCATCCACGAGATGGCCGACGCGATGGTCGCCGCCAAGGCCGTCCCCAAGGCGCTGCGCGACGAGCTGGTCAAGTCGGTCCTCGACCGCGAGAAGCACGGCTCAACGGGCTTTGGCAAGGGCGTCGCCGTCCCCCACGTCAAGCACGAGAAGATCAAAAAAGTCACCGCCTGCGTCGCGGTCAGCAAGCACGGCGTCGACTTCAACGCCCTGGACCGCGAGCCGGTCTACGCGATCTTCCTCCTTGCGTCGCCCAAGGACAAGCCCGAGGAGCACCTGGACGCGATGAACAACCTCTTCGCGAACCTGCAGAACGAACGCTTCCGCAAGTTCCTCCGTATGGCCGAGACCACCCAGGCCGTGCAGGACGTCCTCGAAGAAGCCGACGCCGGCCAATACGCCGGCTGA
- a CDS encoding HPr family phosphocarrier protein encodes MRTKVTILNKLGLHARPAMSLVDHASQFSSKIQITKGDQTVDGKSIMQIMMLAATQGTELEITAEGDDAEKAITTLEKLVKNKFGEE; translated from the coding sequence ATGCGAACCAAGGTGACCATCCTGAACAAGCTCGGCCTCCACGCCAGGCCCGCGATGTCGCTCGTCGATCACGCCTCCCAGTTCAGCTCGAAGATCCAGATCACCAAGGGCGACCAGACCGTCGACGGCAAGAGCATTATGCAGATCATGATGCTCGCCGCGACCCAGGGTACCGAGCTCGAGATCACCGCCGAAGGCGACGACGCCGAAAAAGCGATCACGACGCTCGAAAAACTCGTCAAAAACAAGTTCGGCGAAGAGTAA
- a CDS encoding ankyrin repeat domain-containing protein, which produces MLLFLSIVFWVSLLVLAPAAFVLLARAVVGKRMKTGYFCKQCHYDRRGIDYQADCPECGCPQSERDGRSNVGRTRRARSPKRIAVMAVLALLVGGMVFGSRWLHVECVHLPTTVSLAADRGKHTKVKFLVGWFPELAQGHSRFSQETASPPLFNAVRQDDKEMIDILLDAGANPDGDPSYPWQIPLREAFLHGNYQTAEHLLEAGADPEARVPGLYGSTLLTIACSWGNTGLVKLLLEYGADPNVMLIEGSPMCVIAHRSNAVELATLLIDAVGDPNANSFPDPPFQNAIWAENLELVEFFLNRGADVNGVYPQTGIDLNPIEIAYTKHRHRPTSRTQAVIDLLRAHGGMTRQELAVQQARQRAAERAAEQSDPDDQP; this is translated from the coding sequence ATGCTGCTCTTCCTGTCCATCGTGTTCTGGGTCTCGCTGCTGGTGCTCGCGCCGGCCGCCTTCGTGCTGCTGGCGCGGGCCGTCGTGGGCAAGCGGATGAAAACCGGGTACTTCTGCAAGCAATGCCACTACGACCGCCGGGGGATCGACTACCAGGCCGACTGCCCGGAATGTGGCTGCCCGCAGAGCGAGCGCGATGGGCGCTCCAACGTCGGGCGGACCCGGCGGGCGCGCTCGCCCAAGCGCATCGCGGTGATGGCGGTGCTTGCGTTGCTGGTGGGTGGGATGGTGTTTGGGTCGCGGTGGTTGCATGTGGAGTGCGTACACCTGCCGACCACAGTCAGTCTCGCCGCCGATCGCGGTAAGCACACGAAAGTAAAGTTTCTTGTGGGTTGGTTCCCCGAACTTGCCCAAGGGCATTCCCGTTTCTCGCAAGAGACGGCGAGCCCCCCGCTGTTCAACGCGGTCCGGCAAGACGACAAGGAGATGATCGATATCCTGCTGGATGCAGGGGCGAACCCGGATGGCGATCCGAGCTACCCATGGCAAATCCCGCTGCGCGAAGCGTTCCTGCATGGCAACTATCAGACCGCAGAGCATCTGCTGGAGGCGGGCGCCGATCCCGAAGCACGTGTACCCGGGCTATATGGAAGCACACTGCTCACGATCGCATGCAGTTGGGGGAACACGGGCCTGGTTAAGCTACTTCTTGAGTACGGCGCAGACCCCAACGTAATGCTGATAGAGGGCTCCCCCATGTGCGTGATCGCCCACCGTTCCAACGCGGTCGAACTCGCAACACTATTGATCGATGCGGTAGGCGATCCGAACGCTAACAGCTTTCCCGACCCCCCATTCCAAAATGCAATCTGGGCGGAGAACCTCGAACTCGTTGAGTTTTTTCTCAACCGGGGGGCCGATGTTAACGGTGTCTATCCTCAAACCGGCATAGACCTAAATCCGATCGAAATCGCGTATACGAAACACCGCCATCGTCCAACCTCCCGAACCCAAGCCGTCATCGACCTCCTCCGCGCCCACGGCGGGATGACGCGGCAGGAACTCGCGGTGCAGCAAGCGCGGCAACGAGCAGCCGAGCGTGCGGCCGAGCAAAGCGACCCCGACGACCAGCCCTGA
- a CDS encoding MgtC/SapB family protein: MPDAWLPTLDMIARLGIALFFGALVGWEREHQARPAGLRTHILVALGSAGFTMVALTMIREFLTMPEAAVPIDPAKIIAGIVGGVGFLGAGSIFQSRDGGVQGMTTAAGIWVVASVGVAAGAGYYMLAGLLVVFTLFTLQALRFVSNRIEAASDQTEGDGADD; this comes from the coding sequence ATGCCCGACGCCTGGCTCCCCACACTCGACATGATCGCCCGCTTGGGGATCGCGTTATTCTTCGGTGCGCTCGTTGGGTGGGAACGCGAACATCAGGCCAGGCCCGCCGGGCTGCGTACGCACATCCTCGTCGCGCTGGGGTCGGCGGGTTTCACGATGGTCGCGCTGACGATGATCCGTGAGTTCTTGACGATGCCCGAGGCAGCAGTGCCGATCGACCCGGCGAAGATCATCGCGGGGATCGTCGGCGGGGTGGGCTTCCTCGGCGCGGGCAGTATTTTTCAGAGCCGAGACGGCGGAGTGCAGGGCATGACGACCGCCGCAGGGATCTGGGTAGTCGCGTCGGTCGGCGTCGCGGCCGGCGCGGGGTACTACATGCTCGCGGGGCTGCTGGTGGTGTTTACGCTGTTTACGCTGCAGGCGCTGCGCTTCGTGTCCAACCGGATCGAAGCGGCTTCCGACCAGACGGAAGGCGACGGCGCGGACGATTAG